The proteins below are encoded in one region of Balaenoptera acutorostrata chromosome 11, mBalAcu1.1, whole genome shotgun sequence:
- the LOC103001397 gene encoding olfactory receptor 10AD1: protein MVDTRNESIVTEFILVGFEQSSPSTRALLFVLFLALYSLAMAMNGLIIFITWTDPRLNSPMYFFLGHLSFLDVCFITTTIPQMLIHLMVKNHIVSFVSCVTQMYLVFCVGVAQCILLAFMAYDRYVAICHPLSYAQIMSQQVCVRLVSTAWFFGLINGIFLEYMSFRNPFCRDNHIENFFCEAPIVITLSCGDPQFSLRVIFADAIVVLLSPMVLIVISYARILASILGRSSSSGWRKTFSTCASHLTVVIFLYTSAMFSYMNPRSTHGPDKDKPFSLLYTLIAPMCNPIIYSFRNKEMKGAVVRALGRSSLFQAESV from the coding sequence ATGGTAGACACAAGGAATGAGAGCATAGTGACAGAGTTTATCCTCGTGGGCTTTGAGCAGAGCTCCCCTTCCACTCGGGCATTGCTCTTTGTCCTCTTCCTAGCCCTCTACAGCCTTGCCATGGCCATGAATGGCCTCATCATCTTCATCACCTGGACAGACCCCAGGCTCAACAGCCCTATGTACTTCTTCCTCGGCCACCTGTCCTTCCTGGATGTCTgcttcatcaccaccaccatcccacAGATGCTGATCCACCTGATGGTGAAGAACCATATTGTCTCCTTTGTCTCTTGCGTGACCCAGATGTACTTGGTCTTCTGTGTGGGTGTGGCTCAGTGCATCCTCTTGGCTTTCATGGCCTATGACCGTTATGTTGCTATCTGCCACCCACTTAGCTATGCCCAGATCATGAGCCAGCAGGTCTGTGTGAGGCTGGTGAGTACTGCCTGGTTCTTCGGGCTGATCAACGGCATCTTTCTTGAGTATATGTCATTCCGGAATCCCTTCTGCAGAGACAACCACATAGAAAACTTCTTCTGTGAGGCCCCCATAGTGATCACCCTCTCTTGTGGAGACCCCCAGTTTAGTCTGAGAGTCATCTTTGCCGATGCCATCGTGGTGCTGCTCAGCCCCATGGTGCTCATTGTCATCTCTTATGCCCGCATCCTGGCCTCCATCCTGGGCAGATCCTCCTCCTCTGGTTGGAGGAAGACCTTCTCTACTTGTGCCTCCCATCTGACTGTGGTCATTTTTCTCTACACCTCAGCCATGTTCTCTTACATGAACCCCCGCAGCACACACGGTCCTGACAAAGACaagcctttctctctcctctacaCCCTCATCGCCCCCATGTGCAACCCCATCATCTACAGTTTtcgaaataaagaaatgaaaggggCCGTGGTGAGGGCCCTTGGGAGGAGCAGCCTTTTCCAGGCAGAGTCTGTCTAG